A window from Bosea sp. ANAM02 encodes these proteins:
- a CDS encoding response regulator transcription factor, whose translation MTESGSTVYVVDDDPAMRASLESLLRSVGHEVLCFETAPAFAAATRPDRPGCLVLDVRLPGLSGLEFQRELCRSAKPLPIVFITGHGDVPMSVAAMKAGAVEFLTKPFRDQDLLDGVHRAIAQNRQERARAAALAELQGRVATMTPREREIMPLVAAGQMNKQIAQALGLSEVTIKVHRAQVMHKLRATSLADLVRIADRLALDGSVNRQGDTGV comes from the coding sequence ATGACGGAAAGCGGTTCGACCGTTTATGTGGTCGATGACGATCCGGCGATGCGCGCCTCGCTGGAGAGCCTGTTGCGCTCGGTCGGCCATGAGGTTCTCTGCTTCGAGACCGCGCCGGCCTTCGCGGCCGCGACCCGCCCCGACCGGCCGGGCTGCCTCGTGCTCGATGTCCGCCTGCCGGGCCTGAGCGGCCTGGAGTTCCAGCGCGAGCTCTGTCGCTCGGCGAAGCCGCTGCCGATCGTGTTCATCACCGGTCACGGCGATGTGCCGATGTCGGTCGCGGCGATGAAGGCCGGTGCCGTCGAGTTCCTGACCAAGCCCTTCCGCGACCAGGACCTGCTGGACGGCGTCCACCGCGCCATCGCACAGAACCGGCAGGAGCGCGCCAGGGCGGCCGCTCTCGCCGAACTGCAGGGCCGCGTCGCCACGATGACGCCGCGGGAGCGGGAAATCATGCCGCTCGTCGCTGCCGGCCAGATGAACAAGCAGATCGCACAGGCGCTGGGGCTGAGCGAGGTCACGATCAAGGTTCACCGGGCGCAGGTCATGCACAAGCTGCGCGCGACCTCTCTCGCCGATCTCGTGCGGATCGCCGACCGGCTGGCTCTCGATGGCTCGGTGAACAGGCAGGGCGATACCGGGGTATAA
- a CDS encoding response regulator — translation MAGLPLIAIVDDDASARAAMVALVEAMGFGARAFAIGADLLASGALRTAFAVIADHRMPGMGGLELCLEAKARSAALRTILITAYPDQTTERHARRSGIDGYLAKPCDPEALLACLGIGPADLPAGDARRRHPIPGQELPDTSG, via the coding sequence ATGGCCGGGCTTCCGCTGATCGCCATTGTCGACGACGATGCCTCCGCCCGCGCCGCCATGGTGGCTTTGGTCGAGGCGATGGGTTTCGGGGCCCGCGCCTTCGCCATCGGTGCCGATCTCCTGGCTTCGGGCGCGCTCCGGACCGCTTTCGCCGTCATCGCCGATCATCGCATGCCGGGCATGGGCGGGCTCGAACTCTGCCTCGAAGCGAAGGCGCGCTCGGCTGCCCTGCGAACCATCCTGATCACGGCCTATCCCGACCAGACCACGGAGCGCCACGCCCGCCGCAGCGGCATCGACGGCTATCTGGCCAAGCCTTGCGATCCCGAGGCTCTGCTCGCCTGCCTCGGGATCGGACCTGCCGATCTCCCCGCGGGCGACGCTCGTCGACGTCACCCTATCCCTGGGCAGGAGCTGCCCGACACCTCCGGATAA
- a CDS encoding ATP-binding protein, producing the protein MTAQAERSPLASPPTPRQNLLAGGLIALLIGVLVVTIPYARQPTIGTEPFVAAYAAAIFIIELIAAALLFAQFAVQRSRAILLLAAGFLFSALLAIPWALTFPGVFTALAPEPNLQATATIAALRRLSFPLFVIAYALLGRRPWPGATARVLVGTIFGTLIAALACSLLIVTNAAKLPPFMADARSVARLWTYVPAAAIVLYLAGLAALAARRRTTLDLWLMVLLVTLLSEIILISYFGAAIRLSVGWWAGRIYGLISAGVVLLVLLSEATTVHARLARAEIAERRARQNRLTAIEALSASIAHEVNQPLASMVTNASAGLRWLDRERPEIVEIRAALERIVADGHRANRIVAGIRAMFVQPTQERAPLDLNRMVAATLRQLAGDVRLARVEVKTAFEDALPAVIGNALQIEQVLCNLIDNAVDAMCATSGQRLLLLSSRRQPYGEVLVAIADNGSGLAEAERDRIFEPFFTTKPNGMGMGLMFCRTVIEAHGGRLWASDNRPRGAVFQFTLPAAAGLRTDGSPSP; encoded by the coding sequence ATGACAGCACAAGCCGAGCGCTCGCCGTTGGCGTCCCCGCCGACGCCGCGCCAGAATCTCCTGGCCGGCGGCCTGATCGCGCTGCTGATCGGCGTGCTGGTGGTGACCATACCCTATGCGCGTCAACCCACGATCGGCACCGAGCCTTTCGTCGCCGCCTACGCCGCGGCGATCTTCATCATCGAGCTGATCGCGGCGGCACTGCTCTTCGCGCAGTTCGCCGTCCAGCGCTCCCGGGCGATCCTGCTTCTCGCGGCCGGCTTCCTGTTCTCGGCCCTGCTCGCGATTCCCTGGGCGCTGACCTTTCCCGGCGTCTTCACGGCGCTCGCGCCGGAGCCGAACCTGCAGGCCACCGCAACGATCGCCGCCCTGCGCCGCCTGAGCTTCCCGCTCTTCGTCATCGCCTACGCGCTGCTCGGCCGGCGCCCCTGGCCCGGCGCCACCGCGCGCGTCCTCGTCGGTACCATCTTCGGCACCCTCATCGCAGCCCTTGCCTGCAGCCTGCTGATCGTGACCAATGCTGCGAAGCTGCCTCCCTTCATGGCCGATGCGCGCAGCGTGGCCCGACTCTGGACCTATGTGCCCGCTGCCGCGATCGTACTCTATCTCGCCGGCCTGGCCGCGCTTGCGGCGCGGAGGCGCACGACCCTCGACCTTTGGCTGATGGTCCTGCTCGTGACGCTGCTAAGCGAGATCATCCTCATCTCCTATTTCGGCGCGGCGATCAGGCTGAGCGTCGGCTGGTGGGCGGGACGGATCTATGGCCTCATCTCGGCCGGTGTCGTGCTGTTGGTCCTGCTCTCCGAGGCGACGACGGTCCACGCCCGGCTTGCCCGCGCCGAGATCGCGGAACGCCGGGCCCGTCAGAACCGCCTGACCGCGATCGAAGCGCTCTCGGCCTCGATCGCCCATGAGGTCAACCAGCCGCTGGCCAGCATGGTGACCAATGCCTCGGCAGGATTGCGCTGGCTCGACCGCGAGAGGCCCGAAATCGTGGAAATACGTGCGGCGCTGGAGCGCATCGTCGCGGACGGTCACCGCGCCAACCGGATCGTCGCCGGCATACGCGCGATGTTCGTCCAGCCGACGCAGGAGCGGGCGCCGCTCGATCTCAACCGGATGGTGGCCGCAACGCTTCGACAGCTCGCCGGCGATGTCCGGCTCGCCCGCGTCGAGGTGAAGACGGCATTCGAGGACGCGTTGCCGGCCGTCATCGGCAACGCCCTCCAGATCGAACAGGTCCTCTGCAACCTGATCGACAATGCTGTGGATGCGATGTGCGCCACGTCGGGGCAGCGCCTGCTGCTGCTGAGTTCCCGCAGGCAGCCCTATGGCGAGGTTCTCGTCGCCATCGCCGACAATGGGAGCGGTTTGGCAGAGGCCGAACGCGACCGTATATTCGAGCCCTTCTTCACGACGAAACCGAACGGCATGGGGATGGGCCTGATGTTCTGCCGCACTGTGATCGAGGCTCATGGCGGGCGGCTCTGGGCCTCGGACAACCGGCCGCGGGGCGCTGTCTTCCAGTTCACCCTGCCTGCGGCTGCCGGCCTGCGGACCGACGGGAGTCCCTCGCCATGA